Proteins encoded together in one Bradyrhizobium sp. CB82 window:
- a CDS encoding SPW repeat protein: protein MRIQHWQDVASLLVGVWLVLSSFVLDLSGAAVWITIALGLGAMLFAIEAFFIPSYLEEWGEMLLGLALVLAPWTVGYESTSATVSSALSGLLVILFGGWELMTDRDFATWWHDRWHHPAA from the coding sequence ATGCGCATCCAACATTGGCAGGACGTTGCCAGCCTGTTGGTAGGCGTGTGGCTGGTCCTGTCGTCCTTCGTCTTGGACTTGTCCGGGGCGGCTGTCTGGATAACCATCGCGCTCGGGCTCGGCGCCATGCTGTTTGCCATCGAAGCATTTTTCATCCCGTCCTATCTGGAAGAATGGGGAGAAATGCTGCTGGGTCTGGCTCTGGTGCTGGCGCCTTGGACCGTTGGCTATGAGTCGACATCAGCCACGGTGAGCAGCGCGTTGTCCGGCCTATTGGTGATCCTGTTCGGCGGCTGGGAGCTGATGACCGATCGTGACTTCGCCACCTGGTGGCACGATCGCTGGCATCATCCAGCCGCCTGA
- a CDS encoding nuclear transport factor 2 family protein, whose amino-acid sequence MQEEADVIVSAIIAKWSAGFARLDAAALSSLYSRNAFFFGSNPKLYRGRDGVADYFDGLPRWRSPSVSFSDVACAHVTPEAVNMAAIASFDLGEEAPPLSVKITWIIVREDGDWKIASHHVSSRVPLI is encoded by the coding sequence ATGCAAGAAGAAGCCGACGTCATCGTTTCGGCCATCATCGCGAAATGGTCCGCCGGCTTCGCAAGGTTAGATGCGGCGGCGCTGTCGTCGCTGTATTCGAGGAACGCGTTCTTCTTTGGCTCCAATCCGAAGCTCTATCGGGGCAGGGACGGTGTCGCCGATTATTTCGACGGCTTGCCGCGCTGGCGTTCGCCAAGTGTTTCGTTCTCGGACGTCGCCTGCGCGCACGTCACGCCTGAGGCGGTCAACATGGCCGCCATCGCCTCGTTCGACCTCGGCGAGGAAGCCCCGCCGCTCTCGGTCAAGATCACCTGGATCATCGTCCGCGAGGACGGCGACTGGAAGATTGCGAGCCATCACGTCTCGTCGCGGGTGCCTTTGATCTAG
- a CDS encoding integrase arm-type DNA-binding domain-containing protein — protein MRKLTLPAGKSDHIQWDPDLPGFGVRLRPGKASYVVQYRVGVEQRRKSLGDVRKVTVEDARGIARKRFAQVELGIDPDAEEEKRRTEQTADARTFEKVVEMYLEAQKPRVRPNTYIAEERYLQRHCQPLQRKPVSKVSFEDLASLLRDLVRDHGPTSAARARGALLAFFSWCMRQGLAKANPVIGTENPIRGKEPRDRVLDDNELRLIWRNCLEDDFGKIVRLLLLTACRRDEIGGLRWPEIAESKLLLPKERTKSKRALELTLPATAVAIIGSVPRRNSRETLFGGGTNGFNAWSYNSLALNARITAAEGKALAPWRLHDLRRTVRTRLGKLGVLPHIAELVLNHAGHKSGIGGVYDHHDYGPDIADALRKWEAHLLAIVGPATT, from the coding sequence GTGCGCAAGCTGACGCTGCCGGCCGGCAAGTCAGATCACATCCAGTGGGATCCGGACCTGCCGGGCTTTGGCGTGCGCTTGCGGCCCGGCAAGGCCTCCTACGTGGTCCAATACCGGGTTGGCGTGGAACAGCGCCGCAAGAGCCTGGGGGACGTCCGGAAGGTCACCGTAGAGGACGCCCGGGGCATTGCCCGGAAGCGGTTCGCGCAAGTCGAGCTAGGCATCGATCCCGACGCCGAGGAAGAGAAACGGCGGACCGAACAGACGGCCGACGCCCGGACGTTCGAAAAGGTCGTGGAAATGTACCTGGAGGCGCAGAAGCCGCGGGTGAGGCCGAACACCTACATTGCCGAGGAGAGGTATCTTCAGCGGCACTGCCAGCCCCTCCAGAGGAAGCCGGTCAGCAAAGTCAGCTTCGAGGATCTCGCAAGTCTGCTTCGCGACCTTGTTCGGGACCATGGGCCCACATCGGCCGCCCGGGCCCGGGGCGCGCTGCTGGCGTTCTTCTCATGGTGCATGCGACAAGGCCTGGCGAAGGCCAACCCGGTGATCGGGACGGAGAACCCGATCCGCGGCAAGGAGCCTCGAGACCGGGTTTTGGATGACAACGAGCTTCGCCTCATTTGGCGGAACTGCCTCGAGGATGATTTCGGGAAAATCGTTCGGCTCTTGCTGCTCACGGCATGTCGACGAGACGAAATCGGTGGTCTGCGCTGGCCGGAGATAGCCGAGAGCAAGCTGCTGCTGCCGAAAGAACGGACCAAGAGCAAGCGAGCGCTCGAACTCACGCTGCCTGCGACAGCCGTTGCGATCATTGGATCGGTGCCGAGGCGCAATAGCCGCGAGACGCTGTTCGGCGGCGGCACCAACGGCTTCAACGCGTGGTCGTACAACAGCCTCGCCCTTAACGCGCGCATTACCGCGGCCGAGGGGAAGGCCCTGGCGCCCTGGCGACTTCATGACTTACGCCGAACGGTTCGCACGCGCCTCGGAAAGCTAGGGGTGCTGCCGCACATTGCGGAGCTCGTTTTGAACCACGCCGGCCACAAGTCCGGAATCGGTGGTGTCTACGACCATCACGACTATGGCCCGGATATCGCCGACGCACTCCGGAAGTGGGAGGCGCACCTGCTTGCGATCGTTGGGCCAGCGACAACGTGA
- a CDS encoding AAA family ATPase codes for MSIAIDESQIEVERSPIPWEASQALQSWDRTLANVERPLRAMQFTRAATEVLRLASAEATPQQWQQLVDDLYAMGERHGLPADVVQGLMSAATQAPPDRRSGDSARPLFASVTTQDERPEPPFEENPEYGYGDGQPGDSLLEPNLGGEGTAPVTLITPADWPDEAPPPVSWLADGRIPRGDVTTLHGDGGAGKTDIAMQLAEGCARGAGYWLGHELQAGPVVILSAEEPERELRRRIWLHGRRDSFNPADLVDLHLWFPDDVAGAVFAVPTRSGIMQPTPLFRSIEASIAAIEPVLVIVDNVAATFTGNQNDRVMVRSYVNLWRTIARQDSHPAVLLLDHPSLSGLTNGSGRGGNMDWRNSVRSALYLRVPEDKGEAEGGVRILETQKSNYGPTGQPVRLQWGDGGLALEHAPSSLVRLAEDAKVDDLFLRLLDKRNAQARPVRPGTGRDYAPAEFEGDADAGGIRSKAFKASMERLLNAGTIVVVTKGPPSKATKHIERART; via the coding sequence ATGAGCATCGCCATTGACGAGAGCCAGATCGAGGTAGAGCGCTCACCGATTCCATGGGAGGCATCGCAAGCGCTCCAGAGCTGGGACCGCACGCTTGCTAACGTCGAGCGGCCACTCCGGGCGATGCAGTTCACCCGGGCAGCAACCGAAGTCCTGCGGCTCGCCTCTGCCGAGGCAACGCCGCAGCAATGGCAGCAGCTTGTCGATGACCTCTATGCGATGGGAGAGCGACATGGCCTTCCGGCAGATGTGGTGCAAGGCCTGATGTCCGCAGCAACGCAGGCCCCGCCCGATAGGCGGTCAGGCGACTCCGCACGACCGCTGTTCGCGTCGGTGACCACACAGGATGAGCGCCCAGAACCACCGTTTGAGGAAAATCCCGAGTACGGCTATGGCGACGGCCAACCTGGGGACAGTCTTCTCGAGCCCAACTTGGGCGGCGAGGGCACCGCGCCCGTCACGCTGATCACGCCAGCGGACTGGCCGGATGAGGCGCCGCCGCCGGTGAGTTGGCTTGCAGACGGCAGGATCCCTCGCGGTGACGTCACGACGCTACACGGCGACGGCGGCGCTGGTAAGACCGACATTGCGATGCAGCTTGCGGAGGGCTGCGCGCGCGGCGCCGGCTACTGGCTTGGCCACGAGCTCCAGGCAGGCCCGGTAGTGATCCTCAGCGCGGAGGAGCCCGAGCGCGAGTTGCGCCGGCGCATTTGGCTACATGGTCGACGCGACAGCTTCAACCCCGCCGACCTGGTCGACCTGCATCTGTGGTTTCCCGACGATGTTGCCGGCGCCGTCTTCGCCGTTCCGACGCGCAGCGGCATCATGCAGCCCACCCCGCTGTTTCGATCGATCGAGGCCTCCATCGCGGCAATCGAGCCGGTCCTGGTGATTGTGGACAACGTCGCGGCCACCTTCACCGGCAACCAGAACGACCGCGTGATGGTGCGCAGCTACGTCAACCTCTGGCGGACGATCGCGCGCCAGGACAGCCACCCGGCGGTGCTGCTGCTCGACCATCCCAGCTTGTCCGGCCTGACCAACGGCAGCGGCCGCGGCGGCAACATGGACTGGCGCAACTCCGTCCGGTCAGCGCTCTATCTGCGCGTCCCGGAGGACAAGGGCGAGGCCGAGGGAGGCGTGCGCATCCTGGAGACCCAGAAATCGAACTACGGCCCCACAGGGCAGCCGGTGCGCCTGCAATGGGGTGACGGCGGGCTGGCCCTGGAGCACGCGCCCAGCTCGCTTGTCCGCCTCGCAGAGGACGCCAAGGTCGACGACCTGTTCCTGCGGCTGCTCGACAAGCGCAACGCCCAGGCGCGCCCCGTGAGGCCCGGCACTGGCAGGGACTATGCACCCGCCGAATTCGAAGGCGACGCCGACGCGGGCGGCATCAGATCGAAGGCGTTCAAGGCGAGCATGGAACGTCTGCTCAACGCTGGAACGATTGTTGTTGTCACCAAGGGTCCGCCGTCCAAGGCGACCAAGCACATCGAAAGGGCCCGTACATGA
- a CDS encoding RNA ligase family protein encodes MRVAYELCLATAGKQVPSGPDWIHEVKHDGYRMLVIRENERVRLLSRNGSDWTQRYPWIVEAALKNRQKHFVVDGEAVILGVDGISDFNALHSRKHDHEVQLYAFDILAMGGDDLRALPLHMRKANLEQLLARRPDGITVAPFERGEIGPDLFRAACRMGLEGLVSKHRDRPYRGGRQKFWVKVKNRSHPAMEREL; translated from the coding sequence ATGCGTGTTGCGTACGAGCTCTGCTTGGCGACCGCCGGCAAGCAGGTCCCATCAGGACCAGACTGGATCCACGAGGTGAAACACGACGGCTACCGGATGTTGGTCATCCGGGAGAACGAGCGCGTGCGCCTGCTCTCGCGCAACGGCAGCGACTGGACGCAGCGCTATCCATGGATTGTCGAAGCCGCACTGAAGAACCGCCAGAAGCATTTCGTCGTTGACGGCGAAGCCGTGATCCTCGGCGTCGATGGCATCTCCGATTTCAACGCTCTGCACTCGCGCAAGCACGACCACGAAGTGCAGCTCTACGCTTTCGACATTCTCGCGATGGGCGGCGACGATCTGCGAGCCCTGCCATTGCACATGCGCAAAGCCAACCTCGAGCAGTTGCTCGCGCGCCGGCCGGACGGCATCACCGTGGCACCTTTCGAGCGCGGCGAGATCGGACCCGACCTTTTCCGCGCGGCGTGTCGCATGGGCCTTGAGGGCTTAGTCTCTAAGCACCGCGATCGGCCGTACCGCGGCGGCAGGCAAAAGTTCTGGGTCAAGGTGAAGAACCGTAGCCATCCGGCAATGGAGCGCGAGCTGTGA
- a CDS encoding DUF2171 domain-containing protein: MQSIAEHMEVIGADGVHIGTVDRVEGNRIKLTRKDSGEGSHKGHHHFIDKGLVADVEGNKVRLSAKAAVAVTMEEEK; the protein is encoded by the coding sequence ATGCAAAGCATCGCAGAGCATATGGAAGTGATCGGCGCTGACGGCGTCCACATCGGCACCGTCGACCGCGTCGAGGGCAATCGCATCAAGCTGACCAGGAAGGACAGCGGCGAGGGCAGCCATAAGGGCCACCATCACTTCATCGACAAGGGCCTCGTCGCCGACGTCGAGGGCAACAAGGTCCGGCTTTCCGCCAAGGCGGCGGTGGCCGTGACGATGGAGGAGGAAAAGTAG
- a CDS encoding MFS transporter, with product MHMQVPSDFRRVIIAASVGNVIEWYDFYIFGSLAAVLSVKFFEQSHPVAALLSTIALFTAGFLIRPLGAFLFGWMGDRVGRKYTFLITLSGMGLGTGAIGLIPTYQSIGLTAAFALFGLRMIQGLCLGGEYGGAITYVAEHVPDDRRGYYTGWLQTSPTLGIVVSLAVIILTRTYAGNEAFDAWAWRVPFLVSFLLVAIAIYIRLQLQETPIFQEIRARGQMTRNPWKEAFLSSNIKYIGIAIVVLIGQGVVWYSGQFWALYFLQQVSKVDALTSAYIVGAALLIATPSLIFFGWLSDQIGRKPVILGGMLLAAITYYPLYLWLGSVTQPGNINYVTATFIIFILVCYVGMVYGPVGAFLAEFFPARIRYTSVSVPYHIGNGWGGGLVPFITSAAFAATGSIGYALIYPIVVPAVCFVLAVFLMPETRKISIWQPIEPRAAL from the coding sequence TTGCACATGCAGGTACCGAGCGATTTTCGCCGCGTGATCATCGCTGCATCGGTGGGAAACGTCATCGAATGGTATGACTTCTATATCTTTGGCAGCCTGGCCGCAGTTCTATCGGTCAAGTTCTTCGAGCAATCCCACCCGGTTGCAGCCCTGCTCAGCACCATCGCGCTGTTCACCGCAGGATTTCTGATCCGTCCGCTGGGGGCCTTCCTGTTCGGATGGATGGGTGACCGGGTCGGCCGCAAATACACCTTTCTCATCACGCTCAGCGGAATGGGATTGGGCACGGGCGCGATCGGATTGATCCCGACCTATCAGTCGATCGGCCTGACGGCCGCGTTCGCTCTGTTCGGCCTGCGCATGATCCAGGGCCTATGCCTGGGCGGCGAATATGGCGGCGCCATTACCTACGTCGCCGAGCATGTGCCGGACGATCGGCGCGGCTACTACACCGGATGGCTGCAGACCTCTCCAACGCTCGGCATCGTGGTGTCGCTGGCCGTGATCATCCTCACACGGACCTATGCTGGCAATGAAGCCTTCGACGCATGGGCGTGGCGTGTTCCGTTCCTGGTGTCATTCCTGCTGGTGGCGATTGCGATCTACATCCGTCTCCAGCTCCAGGAGACGCCGATCTTCCAGGAGATCAGGGCCCGCGGCCAGATGACGAGGAACCCATGGAAGGAGGCCTTCCTCAGCTCGAACATCAAGTACATCGGGATCGCCATTGTGGTCCTGATTGGACAGGGCGTGGTCTGGTACAGCGGTCAGTTCTGGGCGCTGTACTTTCTGCAGCAGGTTTCCAAGGTGGACGCGCTGACCTCCGCCTACATCGTGGGAGCCGCGCTGCTCATTGCGACGCCGAGCCTGATCTTCTTCGGCTGGCTGTCGGATCAGATCGGCCGCAAGCCGGTCATTCTCGGCGGCATGCTGCTCGCCGCCATCACCTACTATCCACTGTATCTGTGGCTGGGATCGGTCACGCAGCCCGGAAACATCAACTATGTGACCGCGACCTTCATCATCTTCATCCTCGTTTGCTACGTCGGGATGGTCTACGGGCCGGTCGGCGCGTTCCTGGCGGAATTCTTCCCCGCCAGGATCAGGTACACGTCGGTCTCGGTGCCGTACCATATCGGCAACGGCTGGGGTGGCGGATTGGTGCCGTTCATCACGTCGGCGGCATTCGCCGCGACCGGCAGCATCGGCTACGCTTTGATCTACCCGATTGTGGTGCCAGCGGTATGCTTCGTGCTCGCGGTCTTCCTGATGCCTGAGACGCGCAAGATCAGCATCTGGCAACCGATCGAGCCGAGAGCCGCGTTGTAG
- the glnA gene encoding type I glutamate--ammonia ligase, with product MVRNCATAEDLVKAITDEKIQMIDLRFTDLPGVWQHFSVPPGAVNVDALEEGIGFDGSSIRGFQEIQESDMLVVADPTTAFVDPYSPAKTLVLICNIRDPVTGQSYSRDARYIAQKAETYLGGTGRADTSYFGPEAEFFVFDDVRYSQGINYAMHAIDSSEGSWNTGSEEGPNLGHKPRPKEGYFPVPPTDSMQALRTEMVLTMESLGIQIEAHHHEVATGGQNEIDMRFTSLTRMADNLMIYKYVVKNTAHQHGKTATFMPKPLFEDNASGMHVHQSLWKGETNLFYDKGDYAELSELGRHYIGGLLTHAWALCGLCAPTTNSYRRLVPGYEAPINLVYSQRNRSACCRIPMYSPNPRAKRVEFRSPDPSCNPYLAFAAMLMAGLDGIDRRIDPGSPIDKNLYDLPPAEAKEVRSTPGSLDQALDALERDHAFLLRGDVFTADVIETWLDYKRKKEVDAIRLRPHPYEFHLYYDI from the coding sequence ATGGTCCGGAATTGCGCGACAGCCGAAGATCTCGTGAAGGCGATCACGGACGAGAAGATCCAGATGATCGATCTACGGTTCACTGACTTGCCGGGCGTGTGGCAACATTTTTCCGTCCCGCCGGGTGCGGTGAATGTCGATGCTCTCGAGGAGGGTATTGGATTCGACGGCTCGTCGATCCGCGGCTTCCAGGAAATCCAGGAGAGCGACATGCTGGTCGTCGCCGACCCGACGACGGCGTTCGTCGATCCCTACAGTCCGGCAAAGACACTGGTCCTCATCTGCAACATCCGCGATCCCGTGACCGGCCAATCCTACAGCCGCGATGCCCGCTACATCGCCCAGAAGGCTGAAACCTATCTTGGGGGCACCGGGCGCGCCGATACGAGCTACTTCGGCCCGGAGGCGGAGTTCTTCGTCTTCGACGATGTACGCTACAGCCAAGGCATCAACTACGCCATGCACGCAATCGACTCCAGCGAAGGCAGCTGGAACACCGGTTCTGAGGAAGGACCGAATCTCGGCCACAAGCCGCGCCCGAAGGAGGGATACTTTCCCGTTCCGCCGACCGACAGCATGCAGGCGCTACGCACCGAAATGGTGCTGACCATGGAATCCCTGGGGATACAGATCGAAGCCCACCACCATGAGGTCGCAACCGGCGGCCAGAACGAAATCGACATGCGCTTCACAAGCCTCACCCGCATGGCCGACAATCTGATGATCTACAAATATGTGGTGAAGAACACCGCGCACCAGCATGGCAAAACCGCGACCTTCATGCCGAAACCGTTGTTCGAGGACAACGCCTCGGGCATGCACGTTCATCAGAGCCTGTGGAAGGGCGAGACCAATCTGTTCTACGACAAGGGTGATTACGCCGAGCTGAGCGAGCTCGGCCGCCACTACATCGGCGGGCTGTTGACCCACGCCTGGGCGTTATGCGGGCTTTGCGCCCCGACAACGAACTCCTATCGGCGCCTGGTGCCGGGCTATGAGGCGCCAATCAACCTGGTCTACTCCCAGCGTAATCGCTCGGCCTGCTGCCGGATTCCGATGTATTCCCCGAACCCGCGGGCAAAGCGCGTCGAGTTTCGTTCGCCTGATCCCTCCTGCAATCCCTATCTGGCCTTCGCGGCAATGCTGATGGCCGGCCTCGACGGTATCGACAGGCGGATCGATCCCGGCAGTCCAATCGACAAGAACCTCTACGACCTCCCGCCCGCGGAAGCGAAGGAGGTAAGGTCGACGCCGGGATCGCTGGACCAGGCGCTGGACGCGCTCGAGCGCGATCACGCGTTCCTGCTGCGCGGCGACGTCTTCACCGCCGACGTGATCGAGACCTGGCTCGACTACAAGCGAAAGAAGGAGGTCGATGCCATCCGGCTGCGACCGCATCCTTACGAGTTTCATCTCTATTACGACATCTAA
- a CDS encoding glutamine--tRNA ligase/YqeY domain fusion protein, whose amino-acid sequence MTTEPVATEVGRDFIRDIVQADLDAGKYKEIVTRFPPEPNGYLHIGHAKSIALNFGIAEEFRGRCHLRFDDTNPVKEEQEYIDSIQADVRWLGFDWGDNLFFASDYFDRLYEWAEKLIRDGLAYVDDQTQEEIRNSRGSLTEPGKNSPFRDRSVEENLDLFRRMRAGEFQNGARVLRARIDMASPNINLRDPVMYRILHAHHPRTGDKWCIYPSYDYAHGQSDAIESITHSICTLEFEDHRPLYDWFIEKLPVPSEPHQYEFARLNLTYTVLSKRVLTQLVRDGHVAGWDDPRMPTMAGLRRRGVPPAALREFVKRIGVAKANSVVDVGMLEFCIREELNRTSQRRMAVLRPLKVVIENYPEGQVEELEAINHPDDASAGTRKIAFSREIYIERNDFMENPPKKFFRLSPGSEVRLRYAYFVKCTGVIKNDAGEVIELRCTYDPLTKGGNAPDGRKVKATMHWLPAAQSVRAEIRVYNQLFSNPSPNAANFAADLNPQSLEILPDARIEKSVAESNTTEPMQFERQGYFVRDKDSTPGRPVFSRTIGLRDTFAKEVAKG is encoded by the coding sequence ATGACGACAGAACCGGTGGCGACTGAGGTTGGGCGCGATTTCATTCGTGACATCGTCCAGGCCGATCTCGATGCGGGCAAATACAAGGAGATCGTGACGCGGTTCCCGCCTGAGCCGAACGGCTACCTGCATATCGGCCATGCCAAGTCGATCGCGCTCAATTTCGGCATCGCCGAGGAATTTCGCGGCCGCTGCCATCTGCGTTTCGACGACACCAATCCGGTCAAGGAGGAGCAGGAGTATATCGACTCCATCCAGGCCGACGTGCGTTGGCTCGGCTTCGACTGGGGCGACAACCTGTTTTTCGCCTCGGACTATTTCGACCGCCTCTACGAATGGGCGGAAAAGCTGATCCGCGACGGGCTTGCCTATGTCGACGACCAGACGCAGGAGGAGATCCGTAACTCCCGCGGCAGCCTGACTGAGCCCGGCAAGAATTCGCCGTTCCGCGACCGCTCGGTGGAGGAGAACCTCGATCTGTTCCGCCGCATGAGGGCCGGCGAATTCCAGAACGGCGCGCGTGTGCTGCGCGCCAGGATCGATATGGCTTCGCCCAACATCAACCTGCGCGACCCCGTGATGTACCGCATCCTGCATGCGCATCACCCGCGCACCGGCGACAAATGGTGCATTTATCCGAGCTATGACTATGCACACGGCCAGTCGGACGCGATCGAGAGCATCACCCATTCGATCTGCACGCTGGAGTTCGAGGACCACCGGCCGCTCTACGACTGGTTCATCGAGAAGTTGCCGGTGCCGTCGGAGCCGCATCAGTATGAATTCGCGCGGCTGAACCTGACCTACACGGTCCTGTCGAAGCGCGTGCTGACCCAGCTTGTGCGCGACGGCCATGTCGCGGGCTGGGACGACCCGCGCATGCCGACCATGGCGGGCCTGCGCCGCCGCGGCGTGCCGCCGGCCGCGCTTCGCGAGTTCGTCAAGCGCATCGGTGTCGCGAAAGCCAACAGCGTGGTCGATGTCGGCATGCTCGAATTCTGCATTCGCGAGGAATTGAACCGCACCTCGCAGCGCCGCATGGCGGTGCTGCGACCGCTGAAGGTCGTGATCGAGAATTATCCGGAAGGGCAGGTCGAGGAGCTAGAGGCGATCAACCATCCGGACGATGCGTCCGCCGGCACGCGCAAGATCGCATTCTCTCGCGAGATCTATATCGAGCGTAACGACTTCATGGAGAACCCGCCGAAAAAGTTCTTCCGCCTGTCGCCAGGCAGCGAGGTGCGGCTGCGGTACGCCTATTTCGTCAAGTGTACCGGCGTGATCAAGAACGACGCCGGCGAAGTGATCGAGCTCCGCTGCACCTATGATCCCCTGACCAAGGGCGGCAACGCGCCCGACGGCCGCAAGGTCAAGGCGACGATGCACTGGCTGCCGGCGGCGCAGTCGGTGCGTGCGGAAATCCGCGTCTACAACCAGCTGTTCTCGAACCCGAGCCCGAACGCCGCGAATTTTGCCGCCGACCTCAACCCGCAGTCGCTGGAGATCCTTCCCGACGCGCGGATCGAGAAGTCGGTTGCCGAGAGCAATACGACCGAGCCGATGCAGTTCGAGCGGCAGGGCTATTTCGTGCGCGACAAGGACTCGACGCCGGGCAGGCCGGTGTTTTCGCGGACGATCGGATTGCGCGACACATTTGCCAAGGAAGTCGCCAAGGGGTGA
- a CDS encoding transcriptional regulator, protein MEDDRVMSFDDWCKLNGFSRSTGQRIIAAGNGPKFIKLSERRKGVTVAENRRWQQARMIETAA, encoded by the coding sequence ATGGAAGACGACCGGGTTATGTCATTCGACGACTGGTGCAAGCTCAACGGCTTTTCCCGTAGCACCGGCCAGCGCATCATCGCCGCTGGAAATGGGCCGAAGTTCATCAAGCTGTCCGAGCGCCGGAAAGGCGTGACCGTTGCGGAGAACCGCCGGTGGCAGCAAGCGCGCATGATTGAAACTGCCGCCTAA
- a CDS encoding TIGR04255 family protein, with protein MRFSYLQRSCRSGNHVVRAEFRLLDPVPHPSFPNPTIQEALCEFHFQGKPGSMWTPAKPGALANLLRNSYPEFETVTEQGFQIAIGSDGMVAPAPMVPQFRLRFSNPESVFLLQIAQSTFSVHTVGRYPGWPAFKAELLRAWEAATEVLAPNLITRIGLRYINRVPRLSQGEPPRAWLKSSRNIPEALLDSLPGYVFRMEVATAEAERSVTTVTTDQRPSEKFGALMLDIDRVSQRLIQAGDAQLPDILERLHEDVWQVFDQAKNENLEAYLKGENRDTAA; from the coding sequence ATGCGATTCTCGTACTTGCAACGGAGTTGTCGGTCTGGGAATCATGTAGTTAGAGCAGAATTCAGGCTGTTAGACCCCGTGCCACACCCATCCTTCCCCAATCCTACGATTCAGGAAGCTCTGTGCGAGTTTCATTTTCAAGGAAAGCCGGGGTCGATGTGGACTCCGGCCAAGCCTGGCGCACTGGCAAACCTGTTGCGGAATAGTTACCCGGAGTTTGAGACGGTCACGGAACAGGGGTTCCAGATTGCCATTGGGTCAGATGGCATGGTCGCTCCCGCACCGATGGTCCCGCAATTTCGGCTTCGTTTCTCCAATCCCGAAAGTGTGTTTTTGCTGCAGATCGCGCAGAGCACGTTTTCGGTTCACACGGTGGGTCGATACCCGGGATGGCCTGCTTTCAAAGCGGAGCTCCTGAGGGCATGGGAGGCGGCGACGGAGGTTCTTGCACCGAATTTGATCACGCGAATTGGTCTACGGTACATCAATCGCGTTCCGCGCCTGTCGCAGGGCGAGCCCCCGCGCGCATGGTTGAAGTCTAGCAGAAACATTCCGGAGGCGTTGCTCGACTCGCTACCAGGATACGTCTTCAGGATGGAAGTTGCGACCGCAGAGGCGGAGCGCTCTGTGACAACCGTTACCACCGATCAGAGACCGTCAGAGAAGTTCGGCGCTCTCATGCTAGATATTGATCGCGTTTCGCAGCGTCTGATTCAGGCTGGTGACGCGCAACTGCCTGACATTCTAGAACGTCTCCATGAAGATGTTTGGCAGGTGTTTGACCAAGCCAAAAATGAAAATCTAGAAGCTTATTTGAAGGGCGAAAATCGTGACACAGCAGCTTAG